The following are from one region of the Geoalkalibacter subterraneus genome:
- the panP gene encoding pyridoxal-dependent aspartate 1-decarboxylase PanP has translation MPRSKESARANLENLYRIFTVPEAPDSTLGRIDQAISDNVTGFLQKHIVALENSITDIEKSFDDPKIPEEPTFVSDYTEFIKEKLVAQSVHTAAPGFIGHMTSALPYFMLPLSRIMIALNQNLVKVETSKAFTPMERQVLAMLHRLIYSESDAFYHRWIHDSRYALGAFCSGGTIANITALWAARNQLCSPSGNFRGITNEGFFRAMQHLGCQGLAVLVSRRRHYSLGKAADLLGIGRENLVLVETDDRNRINMAALREQCRRIQDKGIRPLSLIGIAGTTETGNVDPLEEMADLAEEIGCHFHVDAAWGGPTLFSEKYRSLLKGIERADSVTIDAHKQLYVPMGAGMVLFKDPAALSSIEHHAAYIIRHGSKDLGSHTLEGSRPGKAMLVHAGLSIIGRKGYELLIDQGIERARRFAEMVQEHPDFELVTAPELNILTYRYNPASVQEALAHADAETVREVNELLDKMTKRIQKRQREAGKTFVSRTSLTPERYRGQTIIVFRVVLANPLTTEDILASVLEEQCEWARHPEVSPLLDQLQEMTAAA, from the coding sequence ATGCCCAGATCAAAAGAGTCAGCACGCGCTAATCTGGAGAACCTCTATCGGATTTTCACTGTTCCTGAAGCACCGGATTCCACCCTGGGGCGCATCGACCAGGCCATATCCGACAATGTGACCGGTTTTCTCCAGAAGCATATTGTCGCTTTGGAAAACAGCATCACCGACATCGAGAAATCTTTCGATGATCCGAAAATACCCGAAGAGCCGACCTTCGTATCCGACTATACCGAGTTCATCAAAGAGAAGCTGGTGGCTCAGTCGGTCCACACCGCGGCGCCCGGGTTTATCGGCCATATGACTTCAGCCTTGCCTTATTTCATGCTGCCGCTGTCACGCATCATGATCGCGCTCAACCAGAACCTGGTGAAGGTTGAAACTTCCAAGGCATTTACCCCCATGGAACGGCAGGTGCTGGCCATGCTGCACCGCCTGATCTATTCCGAGTCGGACGCATTTTACCATCGCTGGATTCATGACAGCCGTTACGCGCTGGGTGCGTTCTGTTCGGGGGGGACAATCGCCAATATCACAGCTCTGTGGGCCGCGCGCAATCAACTGTGCAGCCCCTCCGGAAATTTCCGCGGTATCACCAATGAAGGATTCTTTCGGGCGATGCAGCACCTTGGATGCCAGGGGCTCGCTGTGTTGGTCTCCAGGCGAAGGCATTATTCGCTGGGCAAGGCTGCGGATCTGCTTGGGATCGGCCGCGAGAACCTGGTTCTGGTCGAAACGGATGATCGAAACCGGATCAATATGGCTGCCTTACGCGAACAGTGCCGACGCATTCAGGACAAGGGGATCCGGCCTTTGAGTCTGATCGGCATTGCCGGAACAACTGAGACCGGCAACGTGGACCCTCTTGAAGAGATGGCGGACCTGGCCGAGGAAATCGGCTGCCATTTTCATGTGGACGCCGCCTGGGGCGGCCCGACACTGTTCTCAGAGAAATATCGCAGTCTTCTGAAGGGGATCGAGCGGGCCGATTCGGTGACCATCGATGCACACAAACAACTCTATGTGCCGATGGGGGCGGGGATGGTGCTGTTTAAAGATCCTGCCGCCCTTTCATCCATCGAACATCATGCCGCTTATATCATCCGGCACGGTTCAAAAGACCTGGGCAGCCATACCCTGGAGGGTTCGCGTCCCGGCAAAGCCATGCTGGTTCATGCGGGGCTGTCCATTATCGGACGCAAAGGTTATGAACTGTTGATCGACCAGGGGATTGAACGGGCACGCCGTTTTGCCGAGATGGTTCAAGAACATCCGGACTTCGAACTGGTGACGGCACCGGAACTCAATATTTTAACTTACCGCTATAATCCAGCCTCTGTGCAGGAGGCTTTGGCACATGCTGACGCGGAGACGGTTCGTGAAGTCAACGAACTGCTGGATAAAATGACCAAGCGGATTCAGAAGCGGCAGCGTGAGGCCGGAAAAACCTTTGTTTCCCGAACCAGCCTTACGCCCGAGCGTTATCGCGGCCAGACCATCATCGTGTTTCGGGTGGTGCTGGCCAATCCACTGACCACCGAGGACATTCTGGCCTCGGTGCTTGAAGAGCAGTGTGAATGGGCTCGTCATCCGGAGGTCTCCCCGCTGCTCGATCAGTTGCAGGAGATGACGGCCGCGGCCTGA
- a CDS encoding putative manganese-dependent inorganic diphosphatase produces the protein MPQSRIYVIGHKNPDTDSICSAMAYARLRSHQGLEGIEAARAGNINRQTEFVLEELALPTPPLLADVDPRVRDVLGEHVVTVKHNTPLSRALELFHLHNVRMLPVVDQENRPKGILFLKRVSERFLVPRQEKEIRRVQASASSIMKCLKATSHNLVDEDQVEDLNMYVAAMDSSTFRTRMEGLDARQMVLVTGDRLKILQEAVEIGVRILIVTGNLPIPAEIIERGREKDVTIISTPFDTATTSWLTRLSTPVDFLVSEDFPAVAEMDRLEDLRLRLMHSNEPGVVVLDGDGRVCGVATKTNLLRPSPVKLILVDHNELSQAVNGAEKVEILEVVDHHRLGNFHTDHPIRFINQPLGSTCSVVAALYREAGITPDRVTAGLMLAGLLSDTVILKSPTTTDTDRDLADWLSDLSGFDIEEFGRRIFAAGSALAAYSSPRQLVLADFKEYDSGQKFGIGQVEVVNFEEFHQMRSSIVEALHQIKKERNLDLAGLLVTDIVQETSLLLALGGKELPYLIGYPRVEDDLYELKGVLSRKKQLVPHLLKVLKA, from the coding sequence ATGCCGCAATCCAGAATATACGTGATCGGGCATAAGAACCCCGATACCGATTCTATCTGCAGCGCCATGGCCTATGCCCGTCTGCGTTCTCATCAGGGGCTTGAGGGGATCGAGGCTGCCCGCGCGGGCAATATCAATCGTCAGACAGAGTTCGTGCTCGAAGAGTTGGCCCTGCCGACGCCGCCGCTGCTGGCCGATGTCGACCCGCGGGTGCGCGATGTACTCGGTGAGCATGTGGTGACCGTCAAGCACAATACGCCTTTGTCGCGGGCGCTGGAGTTGTTTCACCTGCACAATGTGCGCATGCTGCCGGTGGTCGATCAGGAAAATCGGCCCAAAGGGATTCTTTTCCTCAAGCGGGTGTCTGAGCGCTTCCTGGTGCCGCGCCAGGAAAAGGAGATCCGCCGGGTGCAGGCCAGCGCCTCCTCTATTATGAAATGCCTCAAGGCGACTTCGCACAACCTGGTGGATGAGGATCAGGTCGAAGATCTGAACATGTATGTCGCTGCCATGGACTCCTCTACTTTCCGCACCCGGATGGAAGGGCTGGACGCGCGGCAGATGGTTCTCGTGACAGGAGATCGCCTCAAAATATTGCAGGAGGCGGTGGAGATCGGCGTGCGCATCCTGATCGTGACCGGCAACCTGCCGATTCCCGCGGAAATTATCGAACGTGGCCGCGAAAAGGATGTCACTATTATATCCACGCCTTTTGACACAGCGACCACCAGTTGGCTCACCCGCCTGTCAACCCCGGTGGATTTCCTGGTCAGCGAGGATTTCCCTGCGGTCGCGGAGATGGATCGTCTCGAGGATCTGCGCCTGCGCCTGATGCACAGCAACGAGCCCGGCGTCGTGGTTCTCGACGGTGACGGGCGAGTGTGCGGGGTGGCGACCAAAACCAACCTGCTGCGCCCTTCTCCCGTGAAGCTCATTCTGGTTGATCACAATGAACTTTCCCAGGCGGTCAATGGCGCCGAAAAAGTCGAAATTCTCGAAGTCGTTGATCACCATCGGCTGGGGAATTTCCACACTGACCATCCGATTCGCTTTATCAACCAACCGCTGGGCAGCACCTGTTCGGTGGTCGCCGCCCTGTACCGCGAGGCTGGGATCACTCCGGACCGGGTCACTGCAGGGCTGATGCTGGCCGGGCTTCTGTCCGATACCGTGATTTTAAAATCGCCGACAACCACCGATACCGACCGGGACCTGGCCGATTGGCTCAGCGATCTTTCCGGGTTTGATATCGAGGAGTTCGGCCGTCGCATTTTTGCCGCCGGCAGTGCTCTGGCCGCCTATTCTTCACCACGGCAGCTGGTTCTTGCCGATTTCAAAGAGTACGACAGCGGGCAGAAATTCGGTATCGGGCAGGTGGAGGTTGTCAACTTCGAAGAATTCCATCAGATGCGATCATCCATCGTTGAAGCCTTGCATCAGATTAAAAAGGAGCGTAACCTCGACCTGGCGGGGTTGCTGGTCACGGATATCGTTCAGGAAACCAGTCTTTTGCTTGCCCTTGGCGGAAAAGAGCTGCCCTACCTGATCGGCTATCCGCGCGTGGAAGACGACCTTTATGAACTCAAAGGCGTTCTGTCGCGTAAAAAACAGCTTGTTCCCCATCTGTTGAAGGTGCTCAAAGCCTGA
- a CDS encoding DUF3108 domain-containing protein has product MMSFFRCVSVLLLLVIGCSFQAAAADQVSELSTAAPVTRIDSPGAMVGETFSYDIAFLWFDRLAEGSLRFEEADQDGQYRAVLEAKTLGVAAFFTRDRRERHVSLMELTSNGGLRSLEFESTTSKGRGSSREDRVRRYIFDYENDKVYREQVRTGKKFKRDTYELQNRDFVNDVLTAFFTFRMGYFGAVEPGAHFDIPTFSRKGPASMTVDVLTAEERVGDPRFPAEGLVCRVHVDKEIFKTGDGRIYLWIDEQARPASGVVEKVLGLGDVRGTLRN; this is encoded by the coding sequence ATGATGAGCTTTTTTCGCTGCGTGTCTGTTCTGCTTTTGCTCGTCATTGGCTGCTCGTTTCAGGCTGCGGCTGCGGATCAGGTTTCTGAGCTTTCGACAGCGGCTCCCGTCACCCGGATCGATTCCCCCGGTGCGATGGTGGGTGAAACTTTTTCCTATGATATCGCCTTCCTGTGGTTCGATCGACTGGCTGAAGGTTCTCTGCGGTTTGAAGAGGCTGATCAGGATGGGCAGTACCGGGCTGTTCTGGAGGCAAAAACGCTTGGCGTCGCGGCTTTTTTCACTCGTGATAGACGCGAGCGGCACGTCAGCCTGATGGAACTCACTTCAAATGGTGGATTGCGATCGCTTGAATTTGAGTCGACGACCAGTAAAGGACGCGGCAGCAGTCGTGAGGACCGGGTTCGGCGTTATATTTTCGATTATGAGAACGACAAGGTTTATCGGGAGCAGGTACGCACCGGGAAAAAATTCAAGCGCGACACCTATGAACTGCAGAACAGGGATTTCGTCAACGATGTCCTGACCGCTTTCTTTACTTTTCGCATGGGCTATTTCGGCGCAGTCGAGCCCGGGGCCCATTTCGATATCCCGACGTTCAGCCGCAAAGGGCCGGCCTCTATGACGGTTGATGTTCTGACTGCGGAGGAACGTGTTGGAGACCCGCGTTTTCCCGCGGAGGGATTGGTCTGCCGGGTGCATGTCGACAAAGAGATATTCAAAACCGGTGATGGCCGTATTTATCTGTGGATTGACGAACAGGCTCGACCCGCCTCAGGCGTGGTGGAGAAGGTTCTGGGACTGGGGGATGTGCGCGGTACCCTGCGCAATTGA
- a CDS encoding calcium/sodium antiporter has protein sequence MFLSIVLFVLGLLILYYGAEYLVDGSSRLAMSFGVRPLVTGMTVVAFATSMPEMMVSLLAALKGSSDIAAGNIVGSNIANIGLILGCASLIMPMAVAKTTLRREIPFMIGASVLFFLFSLDGRLGFFNGAVLFFFLLVFLFYCLRTARGAVNESVSSLIDEFSATRARDSFKSVVGMVGLGTGAELMVRSAVDIATTLGVSEVIIGLTVVALGTSLPELAASVVSALKGQMDISVGNVIGSNIFNLLFVLGICPMIRPIAVDPSLLRLELPVMILFSVALIPLLVPGYRLNRPRGALLLTGYLAFIGVLFL, from the coding sequence GTGTTTCTTTCCATTGTGCTTTTCGTTCTCGGGCTTCTAATTCTGTACTATGGGGCCGAATACCTGGTAGACGGCTCATCCCGTCTGGCGATGTCGTTCGGCGTACGCCCACTGGTTACGGGAATGACGGTTGTCGCCTTTGCGACCAGCATGCCCGAGATGATGGTGTCGCTTCTTGCCGCCCTCAAGGGGTCGTCTGATATCGCGGCCGGCAATATCGTGGGCTCCAATATTGCAAATATCGGCCTGATTCTGGGGTGTGCGTCCCTGATCATGCCGATGGCTGTCGCCAAAACAACCCTGCGCCGTGAAATTCCATTCATGATAGGCGCGTCGGTCCTGTTTTTCCTTTTTAGCCTCGATGGCCGGCTCGGGTTTTTCAACGGTGCCGTCCTTTTCTTTTTCCTGCTGGTCTTTCTTTTCTACTGTCTCCGCACCGCTCGGGGGGCGGTGAATGAAAGTGTTTCGAGTCTGATCGACGAGTTTTCCGCGACCCGTGCCCGGGACAGCTTCAAATCCGTTGTCGGCATGGTGGGGTTGGGAACGGGGGCCGAACTGATGGTACGCTCGGCAGTCGATATTGCGACGACCCTGGGCGTTTCAGAGGTGATTATCGGCCTGACCGTGGTCGCGTTGGGAACAAGTCTGCCGGAACTGGCGGCATCGGTGGTCAGTGCATTGAAAGGGCAGATGGATATCAGCGTCGGCAATGTGATCGGCAGCAATATTTTCAATCTGCTTTTTGTTCTGGGGATCTGCCCTATGATTCGCCCTATTGCCGTGGATCCTTCGCTGCTGCGCCTGGAGCTGCCGGTGATGATTCTTTTCAGCGTGGCGTTGATTCCGTTGCTGGTCCCCGGCTATCGGCTTAATCGTCCTCGCGGCGCTCTTCTGCTTACAGGGTACCTGGCTTTTATCGGAGTATTGTTCTTATGA
- a CDS encoding ArsR/SmtB family transcription factor, translated as MEFDKMQTFEREAEILKVLGHPVRLKIVAGLMSNSCNVKKIWECLGLPQATVSQHLALLKNKQIIQGRRDGVEVFYQVVCPEARRIVGALFEQISCQ; from the coding sequence ATGGAATTCGATAAAATGCAGACATTCGAGCGGGAAGCTGAAATCCTCAAGGTTCTCGGCCACCCCGTTCGGCTCAAAATCGTAGCCGGACTGATGTCCAACTCCTGCAACGTCAAAAAAATATGGGAATGCCTCGGGTTGCCCCAGGCCACCGTTTCCCAGCATCTCGCACTGCTCAAGAACAAGCAGATCATTCAAGGGCGCCGTGACGGGGTAGAGGTCTTTTATCAGGTGGTCTGCCCGGAAGCCCGGCGAATCGTGGGCGCCCTTTTCGAGCAAATCTCCTGCCAGTGA
- a CDS encoding methyltransferase domain-containing protein, which yields MSAVLSSRLVRARFSSQACDYDRFARVQKRVAARLASSIEGRLPPGAALDVGTGTGELACCLRRTSPDQPLVLCDIAPGMTRYAVSRIPGALAADADAQSLPFRDGVFGLVASASVYQWMNDLEAAFRESARILRPGGLFAFAFYGEGTLSELHQSHLAALREAGCEEKSYFQRFPSVADSREALLAAGLQIEDLWCETEIEWHAEPGALLRSLKKIGAQNAHVKRPRGLASRQVMLRMNEVYREKFGTAQGVPATYKVIFGLATRL from the coding sequence ATGAGCGCGGTACTCTCTTCGCGATTGGTTCGGGCGCGCTTTTCCAGCCAGGCCTGTGATTACGACCGCTTTGCCCGCGTGCAGAAACGGGTGGCGGCGCGCCTGGCATCTTCAATCGAAGGAAGACTCCCGCCAGGGGCTGCATTAGATGTGGGCACCGGAACGGGTGAGCTTGCCTGCTGTCTGCGCCGGACCAGCCCGGATCAGCCATTGGTGCTCTGCGATATCGCCCCCGGCATGACCCGCTATGCCGTGTCTCGAATACCCGGGGCGCTGGCAGCGGATGCCGATGCCCAGAGCCTTCCTTTTCGCGACGGAGTTTTCGGCCTGGTGGCCTCGGCTTCAGTTTACCAGTGGATGAACGATCTCGAAGCGGCCTTTCGCGAGTCTGCGCGGATTCTGCGCCCCGGCGGCCTGTTCGCTTTTGCTTTTTATGGTGAAGGGACGCTGTCTGAATTGCACCAGTCCCATCTCGCCGCTCTGCGCGAGGCGGGGTGCGAGGAAAAATCCTACTTTCAGCGCTTTCCTTCCGTGGCGGACAGTCGGGAGGCCCTGTTGGCGGCCGGTTTGCAAATCGAGGATTTGTGGTGTGAAACGGAAATCGAGTGGCATGCCGAGCCCGGCGCGCTTTTGCGAAGCCTGAAAAAAATAGGCGCGCAGAACGCCCATGTCAAGCGTCCGCGCGGGCTGGCATCACGTCAGGTGATGCTGCGAATGAATGAAGTATACCGGGAAAAATTCGGAACCGCGCAGGGGGTTCCCGCGACTTATAAAGTCATTTTCGGGTTGGCGACCCGCTTGTAG
- a CDS encoding alpha/beta fold hydrolase: protein MKTLMLSDGRTMAYREAGQGLPVVLLHGWSLSSAVFDELAAGLARDFRVLAFDLRGHGCSSPGEGYELADFSADIREALDLLSIKSAALLGWSLGGQVALRLAHEIPSFWTRLVLISTTPRFISGSDWEGGLSEIQVRGMARKLSRQYEQTLQTFFEEQFIAGELDSGCLEEIAAFAQPQECTPHPEAALEALETLKTEDLRLLVRNIDLPTLVIHGSEDLVTPLAAGRYLAEHLPHGRLWEVESVGHAPFLSRPHTVLAVLREFLQ from the coding sequence ATGAAGACGCTGATGCTTTCGGACGGACGCACAATGGCCTATCGTGAGGCCGGGCAGGGGCTGCCAGTGGTTCTGCTGCACGGCTGGTCACTGAGTTCAGCCGTCTTCGATGAATTGGCGGCAGGCCTTGCGCGGGATTTCCGTGTTCTGGCATTTGACCTGCGCGGCCATGGCTGCTCCTCTCCGGGGGAGGGGTATGAGTTGGCTGATTTCTCTGCGGATATAAGGGAAGCCCTGGATCTTTTATCGATAAAGTCGGCCGCGCTTCTGGGCTGGTCGCTCGGCGGGCAGGTGGCTCTTCGCCTGGCACATGAGATCCCATCCTTCTGGACTCGACTTGTGCTGATATCGACCACCCCCCGTTTTATCAGCGGCTCCGATTGGGAGGGGGGCCTCTCCGAAATCCAGGTGCGCGGCATGGCCCGTAAACTCAGCCGGCAGTACGAACAAACGCTGCAGACTTTTTTCGAGGAACAATTTATTGCCGGGGAACTCGATTCCGGTTGTCTGGAGGAGATTGCCGCCTTTGCCCAGCCGCAGGAGTGTACTCCCCACCCGGAGGCTGCGCTGGAGGCCCTGGAGACTCTTAAAACGGAGGACCTTCGCCTCCTGGTCAGGAATATCGATCTGCCCACCCTGGTGATTCATGGAAGCGAGGATCTCGTGACGCCGCTGGCTGCAGGACGTTATCTTGCAGAGCATCTGCCGCACGGACGGCTGTGGGAAGTGGAATCGGTGGGACATGCCCCGTTTTTAAGCCGTCCGCACACTGTGCTTGCGGTCTTGAGGGAGTTTCTGCAATGA
- the bioF gene encoding 8-amino-7-oxononanoate synthase codes for MNDFSDLLEELEQRGMRRFPRTLDGAQGPRMKMDGRDVLVLCSNNYLGLANHPHLVEAAARATRDLGTSSGASRLVSGSMRIHDEFEQRLADFKGTEAGLLFNSGYAANIGILQGLAGPGDVIFSDALNHASIIDGCRLSAARVLVYPHTDVQALEDLMQRERPDRKGHWFIVTDGVFSMDGDLAPLPELVALKKQYDALLMVDDAHGTGVLGDSGRGSGEHFGCLPDIDLHMGTLGKALGGFGAYLASSRAVVDLLINRARSLIFSTSLPPGVVAAGLEALAVIESDEGRRRRQDLWSLRELFAGPLREAGFDLCGSVTQIVPVLTGEPGPTMEATSRLLEAGIFLQGIRPPTVPEGKCRLRATLMSDHDPQDISHAAATLMELLGESR; via the coding sequence ATGAACGATTTTTCAGACCTTCTGGAAGAACTCGAGCAGCGGGGTATGCGGCGTTTCCCACGTACGCTGGATGGCGCTCAGGGGCCGCGCATGAAGATGGACGGGCGGGATGTGCTGGTGCTGTGCTCCAATAACTATCTTGGGCTGGCCAATCACCCGCACCTGGTCGAGGCGGCGGCTCGCGCGACACGGGATCTCGGTACCAGCAGCGGCGCCAGCAGGCTGGTTTCAGGCTCCATGCGCATTCACGATGAGTTCGAGCAGCGTCTGGCCGACTTCAAAGGCACGGAAGCTGGACTGCTGTTCAACTCGGGGTATGCTGCCAATATCGGCATTCTGCAGGGGCTGGCCGGCCCCGGCGATGTTATTTTCTCCGATGCTCTCAATCACGCCTCCATTATCGACGGCTGCCGCCTGAGCGCCGCCCGTGTTCTGGTTTATCCTCACACTGACGTTCAGGCTCTTGAAGACCTCATGCAGCGGGAGCGACCCGACCGCAAAGGCCATTGGTTTATCGTGACCGACGGGGTCTTCAGTATGGACGGCGACCTGGCACCGTTGCCCGAGCTGGTGGCGCTGAAAAAACAGTACGACGCCCTGCTGATGGTCGACGATGCCCATGGCACCGGTGTTCTGGGAGACAGCGGGCGCGGCAGCGGCGAACACTTCGGCTGCCTGCCGGATATCGACCTCCACATGGGAACGTTGGGCAAAGCCCTGGGCGGCTTCGGCGCCTACCTGGCATCCTCGCGAGCGGTGGTGGATCTGCTGATCAACCGTGCAAGGTCGCTTATTTTTTCCACCAGCCTGCCTCCGGGCGTTGTCGCCGCCGGCCTTGAAGCTCTTGCGGTGATTGAGAGCGATGAAGGGCGCCGCCGCCGTCAGGACCTGTGGAGCCTTCGCGAATTATTTGCCGGGCCCCTGCGCGAAGCCGGTTTTGATCTGTGCGGAAGTGTGACCCAGATCGTGCCGGTTCTGACCGGAGAGCCCGGCCCGACCATGGAAGCGACCTCTCGCCTGCTCGAAGCCGGCATTTTTCTTCAAGGCATTCGACCGCCGACTGTCCCGGAAGGCAAGTGCCGCCTGCGGGCCACCCTGATGAGCGATCATGACCCACAGGATATTTCGCACGCGGCGGCGACCCTCATGGAATTGCTCGGGGAATCTCGATGA